One region of Oryza glaberrima chromosome 7, OglaRS2, whole genome shotgun sequence genomic DNA includes:
- the LOC127779583 gene encoding non-specific lipid transfer protein GPI-anchored 5-like: MAARVAWIGAAAAVVMVALMAGGAAAQTPSSTSGCTQTLLSMSPCLNYLTGNETAPSASCCGKLGEVVKSQPECLCVALNADTAALGLSINRTRALGLPDACKVQTPPVSNCKSGAAAPPAGQTPTTPAGTGSKATPATPVGSGVAPLRISPVGILAGIVVAAVYAVSAV; encoded by the exons ATGGCAGCGAGGGTGGCGTGgatcggcgcggcggcggcggtggtgatggtggcgcTGAtggccggtggcgcggcggcgcagacgccgtcgtcgacgagcgGGTGCACGCAGACGCTGCTGAGCATGTCGCCGTGCCTCAACTACCTGACCGGGAACGAGacggcgccgtcggcgtcgtGCTGCGGCAAGCTGGGCGAGGTGGTGAAGTCGCAGCCGGAGTGCCTGTGCGTCGCGCTCAACGCCGACACGGCGGCGCTCGGCCTCAGCATCAACCGCACCCGCGCGCTCGGCCTCCCCGACGCCTGCAAGGTCCAGACGCCGCCGGTCAGCAACTGCAAGA GTggcgctgctgctcctcctgcaGGACAGACGCCGACGACTCCGGCGGGGACAGGGTCgaaggcgacgccggcgacgcccgTGGGCTCCGGCGTCGCGCCGCTCCGTATCTCGCCGGTGGGGATCCTCGCcggcatcgtcgtcgccgccgtctacgccgtctccgccgtgtga
- the LOC127780104 gene encoding non-specific lipid transfer protein GPI-anchored 20-like, with the protein MELNKAVAVAAAAMVAVVAMVAAPASGQAVAASCTASLITSFTPCFNFITSGGGGGGGNGTAAGGGAPTAECCQSVAAMINTSASCACLVLTGNVPLGIPINRTLAVTLPKACNSMSVPLQCKDTSAQIPAAGVPVAVSPAMPPLPPSPPESTAGAGSPTATATPPATSQTQTRPQVVPSSARRVATNAGFPAFLLLLAAMLF; encoded by the exons ATGGAGCTCAACAaggcggtggccgtggcggcggcggcgatggtcgcCGTGGTGGcaatggtggcggcgccggcgtcggggcaggcggtggcggcgtcgtgcACGGCGTCGCTGATCACCAGCTTCACGCCGTgcttcaacttcatcaccagcggcggcggcggcggcggcggcaacggcacggccgccggcggcggcgcgccgacgGCGGAGTGCTGccagtcggtggcggcgatgatCAACACGAGCGCCAGCTGCGCCTGCCTCGTCCTCACCGGCAACGTGCCCCTCGGCATCCCCATCAACCGGACGCTAGCCGTTACATTGCCTAAAGCCTGCAACTCCATGTCTGTTCCCCTCCAATGCAAAG atACATCAGCTCAGATTCCAGCTGCAGGAGTACCCGTTGCAGTTTCTCCGGCCATGCCACCACTGC CGCCAAGTCCGCCGGAGTCGACGGCCGGTGCCGgatcgccgacggcgacggccacgccgccggcgacgagccagACGCAGACGAGGCCGCAGGTGGTGCCCAGCTCTGCACGGAGGGTCGCCACCAATGCCGGTTTTCCTGCgtttctgctgctgctagctgccATGCTGTTCTGA
- the LOC127780013 gene encoding potassium channel AKT3, with product MPTTKCAVPLVSGAAGGGGSAELTRQLSSTQASPRFSFSSGVLPSLGSRGGGERHARLRRFVVSPYDRRYELWNNYLILLVVYSAWVTPFEFGFVPEPAGALAAADNAVNAFFAVDIVLTFFVAYTDPKTFLLQDDPRKIALRYITTWFVLDVVATIPTELARRILPPDLRSYGFFGILRLWRLHRVGILFARLEKDRKFSYFWVRCVKLVCVTLFAVHCSACFYYLLADRYPDPTNTWISAYMPNFHKASIWSRYVASMYWSITTLSTVGYGDMHAENTGEMVFTTTYMLFNLGLTAYIIGNMTNLVVHGTSRTRKFRDMIQAATSFAQRHQLPARLQEQMVSHLSLKFRTNSEGLHQQETFEALPKAIKSSISHHLFFGLVQNVYLFEGVSNDLIFQLVSEMNAEYFAPREDIILQNEAPADFYIIVSGSMELIELHNGIEQLAGMAKSGDVVGEIGVLCYRPQLFTARTRSLCQLLRLDRAAFLRIIQSNIADGTIVMNNLIQYLREKKEIASIVAVAKEIDDMLARGQMDFPITLCFAASKGDSFLLHQLLKRGLDPNESDHYGRTALHIAASNGNEQCVRLLLENGADSSSRDPEGRVPLWEALCRRHQTVVQLLVDAGADLSGGDAAPYARVAVEQNDAALLGEIVRHGGDVSGACSGDGTTALHRAVLDGNVQMARLLLEHGADADAEDVNGLTPRAVAEQGGHADMQLAFASATRQEPRKARPPPPASAIVPVPLRDGVDSSPSSSSRRGRTSSTSAASARSTPQRMANFRNSLFGVISSSHAFHHEGGYRGGGGGGGAAAERERSSSSPPLVRVAISCPESRGGKDQSSKLVFMPETLRGLLELGAARFGVSPTRVVTSGGADVDDARLVRDGDHLLLVTDKWVPPQKS from the exons CCCGCGGTTCAGCTTCTCGAGCGGCGTGCTGCCGTCGCTGGGCtcccggggcggcggcgagcgccacgCCCGGCTCCGGCGGTTCGTCGTGTCCCCCTACGACCGCCGCTACGAGCTGTGGAACAActacctcatcctcctcgtcgtctacTCCGCGTGGGTGACCCCCTTCGAGTTCGGCTTCGTCCCGGAGCCcgccggcgcgctcgccgccgccgacaacgcCGTCAACGCCTTCTTCGCCGTCGACATCGTGCTCACCTTCTTCGTCGCCTACACCGACCCCAAGACGTTCCTCCTCCAGGACGACCCCCGCAAGATCGCGCTCCGCTACATTACCACCTGGTTCGTCCTCGACGTCGTCGCCACCATCCCCACTGAGCTCGCCCGCCGCATCCTCCCGCCGGACCTCCGCTCCTACGGCTTCTTCGGCATCCTCCGCCTCTGGCGTCTCCACCGCGTCGGCATCCTCTTTGCTCG TCTCGAGAAGGACAGGAAGTTCAGCTACTTCTGGGTTCGATGCGTGAAGCTCGTTTGC GTGACGCTGTTCGCGGTGCACTGCTCGGCTTGCTTCTACTACCTCCTCGCCGACAGGTACCCTGACCCGACGAACACCTGGATCAGCGCCTACATGCCCAACTTCCACAAGGCCAGCATCTGGAGCCGCTACGTCGCCTCCATGTACTGGTCCATCACCACCCTCTCCACCGTCGGCTACGGCGACATGCACGCCGAGAACACCGGCGAGATGGTCTTCACCACCACCTACATGCTCTTCAACCTCGGCCTCACCGCCTACATCATCGGCAACATGACCAACCTCGTCGTCCACGGCACCAGCCGCACCAGGAAATTC AGGGACATGATCCAAGCGGCGACGAGCTTCGCGCAGCGGCATCAGCTGCCGGCGAGGCTGCAGGAGCAGATGGTGTCACATCTGAGCCTCAAGTTCAGGACGAATTCAGAAGGGCTCCATCAGCAGGAGACATTCGAGGCGTTGCCCAAGGCCATCAAGTCAAGCATCTCACACCATCTCTTCTTTGGCCTTGTCCAGAATGTCTACCTCTTCGAGGGTGTCTCAAACGATCTCATCTTTCAGCTG GTTTCAGAGATGAATGCTGAGTACTTTGCGCCGCGAGAGGATATCATACTGCAGAATGAAGCGCCTGCGGATTTCTACATCATAGTCTCTGGTAGTATG GAGTTGATAGAGCTTCATAATGGTATAGAGCAG CTAGCAGGGATGGCCAAGTCAGGAGATGTCGTCGGCGAGATCGGGGTCCTGTGCTACAGGCCTCAGCTCTTCACAGCAAGAACAAGATCACTGTGCCAGCTTCTTCGCTTGGACCGGGCCGCATTCCTCAGGATCATCCAGTCCAACATTGCAGATGGGACAATTGTCATGAACAATCTTATTCAG TATctgagagagaagaaagaaattgCCTCCATTGTTGCTGTCGCAAAGGAGATCGATGACATGTTGGCCAGGGGCCAAATGGATTTCCCAATCACACTCTGCTTTGCAGCTTCCAAAGGGGATAGCTTCTTGTTGCATCAGCTTCTGAAGCGTGGATTAGACCCTAATGAATCTGATCATTATGGCCGCACAGCTCTG CATATAGCAGCTTCTAATGGGAATGAGCAGTGTGTCAGGCTTCTGTTGGAGAATGGAGCTGATTCAAGTTCGAGAG ATCCAGAAGGGAGAGTGCCACTGTGGGAGGCGCTGTGCAGGAGGCACCAGACCGTGGTGCAGCTGCTGGtggacgccggcgccgacctgtccggcggcgacgcggcgccgtacgcgcgcgtcgccgtcgagcaGAACGACGCCGCGCTGCTCGGGGAGATCGTCCGGCACGGCGGGGACGTGTCCGGCGCGTGCTCCGGCGACGGCACCACCGCGCTGCACCGCGCCGTCCTCGACGGCAACGTGCAGATGGCGAGGCTCCTGCTCGAgcacggcgccgacgccgacgccgaggacgtCAACGGCCTCACCCCTCGAGCCGTCGCCGAGCAGGGCGGCCACGCCGACATGCAGCTCGCGTTCGCGTCGGCGACGCGCCAGGAGCCGCGCAAGgctcggccgccaccgccggcgtcggcgatcGTGCCGGTGCCGCTCCGCGACGGCGTGgactcctcgccgtcgtcgtcgtcgcggcgagGGCGCacgtcctccacctccgccgcctccgcgcgcagCACGCCGCAGCGGATGGCCAACTTCCGCAACTCCCTCTTCGGCGTCATCTCCTCGTCACACGCGTTCCATCACGAAGGCGGAtacaggggcggcggcggaggcggcggcgccgccgccgagagggagaggtcgtcgagctcgccgccgctggtgaGGGTGGCCATCTCCTGCCCGGAGTCGCGAGGCGGGAAGGATCAGAGCAGCAAGCTGGTGTTCATGCCGGAGACGCTGCGTGGTCTCCTCGAGCTCGGCGCGGCGAGGTTCGGGGTGTCGCCGACGAGGGTGgtgacgagcggcggcgccgacgtcgacgacgcgCGGCTCGTCAGGGACGgcgaccacctcctcctcgtcactgacaagtgggtcccaccccAAAAATCGTAG